A genomic window from Longimicrobium sp. includes:
- a CDS encoding DUF1622 domain-containing protein — MPWVEAAAHQVAVWVEIGGVLMLVLTAMVASVLMLHDWRAGGFAKAYQGYRRNLGRGILLGLEFLVIADIIGTVAVEPSFHNLGVLGLIVLIRTFLSFSLEVEIEGRFPWQGTHPHHEAKQDQI, encoded by the coding sequence ATGCCGTGGGTTGAGGCCGCGGCGCACCAGGTGGCGGTGTGGGTGGAGATCGGCGGCGTGCTGATGCTGGTGCTGACGGCCATGGTGGCATCGGTGCTGATGCTGCACGACTGGCGGGCGGGCGGGTTCGCGAAGGCGTACCAGGGCTATCGCCGCAACCTGGGGCGGGGGATCCTGCTCGGGCTGGAGTTCCTGGTGATCGCCGACATCATCGGCACCGTGGCCGTGGAGCCGTCGTTCCACAACCTGGGGGTGCTGGGGCTGATCGTGCTGATCCGGACGTTCCTGAGCTTTTCGCTGGAGGTGGAGATCGAGGGGCGGTTCCCCTGGCAGGGTACGCATCCGCACCACGAGGCCAAGCAGGACCAGATCTGA
- a CDS encoding sugar phosphate nucleotidyltransferase yields the protein MWGIVPAAGAGSRIQPLAFSKELLPVGSRVDGDGVERPKAVSEYLVERMIRAGASKICFVISPAKSDIVQYYGGGFGTADVCYAVQPKPAGLCDSIFRVLPFIHRDEQVVVGLPDTVWFPEDGLCALGDDSLSFLLFPVERPDFFDAVVTDDDGRVQEIQVKQPGATTHWVWGAFKLPGWCFAELHDLWQERGRQDEYIGTLVNAWLARGGVAHAVRAGQTYVDVGTLHGYREAIQALTGHAAPEGPTPLCALGTAIAAAHVPVVAGVSPA from the coding sequence ATGTGGGGAATCGTGCCGGCGGCGGGCGCGGGAAGCCGCATCCAGCCGCTCGCGTTCAGCAAGGAGCTGCTTCCCGTGGGCAGCCGCGTGGACGGCGACGGGGTGGAGCGGCCCAAGGCCGTCAGCGAGTACCTGGTGGAGCGGATGATCCGCGCCGGGGCCAGCAAGATCTGCTTCGTGATCTCGCCCGCCAAGAGCGACATCGTGCAGTACTACGGCGGCGGATTCGGCACGGCGGACGTGTGCTACGCCGTACAGCCCAAGCCGGCGGGGCTGTGCGACAGCATCTTTCGCGTGCTTCCGTTCATCCACCGCGACGAGCAGGTGGTCGTCGGGCTGCCCGACACCGTCTGGTTTCCGGAGGACGGCCTGTGCGCGCTGGGCGACGACTCGCTGTCGTTCCTGCTCTTTCCCGTGGAGCGCCCCGATTTCTTCGACGCCGTGGTGACGGACGACGACGGGCGCGTGCAGGAGATCCAGGTGAAGCAGCCGGGAGCCACCACGCACTGGGTGTGGGGCGCCTTCAAGCTTCCCGGGTGGTGCTTCGCCGAGCTCCACGACCTGTGGCAGGAGCGCGGCAGGCAGGACGAGTACATCGGCACGCTGGTCAACGCGTGGCTGGCGCGCGGCGGCGTGGCCCACGCCGTGCGCGCGGGGCAGACGTACGTGGACGTGGGTACGCTGCACGGGTACCGCGAGGCCATCCAGGCGCTCACCGGCCACGCGGCTCCCGAGGGGCCCACGCCGCTCTGCGCGCTGGGCACCGCCATCGCCGCCGCGCACGTTCCCGTCGTCGCCGGCGTTTCGCCTGCGTGA
- a CDS encoding serine/threonine protein kinase: MAGLEGLLTGHTLVKRYEIEDVIGRGGFAVVYRATDLRLSRPVAVKVITLTAVDAAAREQLRERLHQEAQAAASLPHHPNLVTVHDVGTDPELGLDFLVMELLVGENLSQYLATHGPPPTEQAIRILRDTAEGLAVGHREGLIHRDVKPGNIFLAEAHGGEPRVCLVDYGIAQVIEDDQTVTRGMGSTPLSPAFASPEQLRGDRNLTAASDVFSLGVVGYQLLTGERPFVEEAGQVPTTWTVRRPIRELNAEVPGAVDEVLMRAMSESASDRYPDADSFADALDAAVREDDETAIAPAAMAGGAMGVAAMDDDVDDGTVVAPAAPSSAPELAPAAPPVRPVATVVATGSEHRDPLPPPSTAAAKPKRSNTWLIVLIAALVLGAGGMWAMVSGGGGGEPEKEAATGTALKEGEPVEGSGETGEVVTGTEIEPSTPVSSNNPSEGSAPSPGEELAEPAASGSTPSNPGTAFPPATSQPAPQQPRAPGAQVPAPRPQPQQPRQPVRQPVRQPVRQPARPPAQQPQRPPQTQPQPQQPQPQQPQPQQPQPQQPQPQQPPQPQPQQPTPPQPPQPTPQPQPQQPVPPPPTPAPRDTIIIRNPPSAEAAPVR; the protein is encoded by the coding sequence ATGGCTGGATTGGAAGGCCTGCTCACCGGCCACACGCTGGTGAAGCGCTACGAGATCGAAGACGTGATCGGCCGGGGAGGGTTCGCGGTGGTGTACCGCGCCACCGACCTTCGCCTGAGCCGTCCCGTGGCCGTAAAGGTCATCACGCTCACCGCCGTGGATGCCGCGGCGCGCGAGCAGCTTCGCGAGCGCCTGCACCAGGAGGCGCAGGCGGCGGCCAGCCTGCCGCACCACCCCAACCTGGTGACGGTGCACGACGTGGGCACCGACCCGGAGCTGGGGCTGGACTTCCTGGTGATGGAGCTGCTGGTCGGCGAGAACCTGTCGCAGTACTTGGCCACACACGGGCCGCCACCGACCGAACAGGCAATCCGCATCCTCCGCGACACCGCCGAGGGGCTGGCGGTGGGGCACCGCGAGGGATTGATCCACCGAGACGTCAAGCCCGGGAACATCTTCCTGGCCGAGGCGCACGGGGGCGAGCCGCGCGTATGCCTGGTGGATTACGGCATCGCCCAGGTGATCGAGGACGACCAGACGGTCACCCGGGGAATGGGCTCCACCCCGCTTTCGCCCGCGTTCGCCTCGCCGGAGCAGCTGCGCGGCGACCGCAACCTGACGGCCGCGTCCGACGTGTTCAGCCTGGGCGTGGTGGGTTACCAGCTGCTGACGGGCGAGCGGCCGTTCGTGGAAGAGGCGGGGCAGGTGCCCACCACGTGGACGGTGCGCCGCCCCATCCGCGAGCTGAACGCCGAGGTGCCCGGCGCGGTGGACGAGGTGCTGATGCGGGCGATGTCGGAAAGCGCCTCCGACCGCTATCCCGACGCGGACTCGTTCGCCGACGCACTGGACGCGGCGGTGCGCGAGGACGACGAGACGGCGATCGCCCCCGCGGCGATGGCCGGTGGCGCCATGGGTGTCGCGGCGATGGACGACGACGTGGATGATGGCACCGTGGTGGCGCCCGCGGCACCGTCTTCAGCGCCTGAGCTGGCACCCGCTGCTCCGCCGGTGCGACCGGTTGCCACAGTCGTGGCGACGGGGTCCGAGCACCGCGATCCGCTGCCGCCGCCCAGCACCGCGGCGGCCAAGCCGAAGCGCAGCAACACCTGGCTGATCGTGCTGATCGCCGCGCTGGTGCTGGGCGCGGGTGGCATGTGGGCCATGGTGTCGGGCGGCGGAGGGGGAGAGCCGGAGAAGGAGGCGGCGACCGGCACCGCGCTGAAAGAAGGCGAGCCCGTGGAGGGCAGCGGCGAGACCGGCGAGGTGGTGACCGGCACGGAGATCGAGCCCTCCACGCCTGTGTCGTCCAACAACCCGAGCGAGGGCTCCGCGCCCTCGCCGGGCGAGGAGCTCGCTGAACCCGCCGCGTCCGGCAGCACCCCGTCGAATCCTGGAACGGCGTTTCCCCCGGCGACCAGCCAGCCTGCGCCGCAGCAGCCGCGCGCACCAGGCGCACAGGTGCCCGCCCCGCGGCCACAGCCTCAGCAGCCCCGGCAGCCGGTGCGCCAGCCCGTGCGTCAACCGGTTCGCCAGCCGGCGCGTCCGCCTGCGCAGCAGCCCCAGCGGCCGCCGCAGACCCAGCCGCAACCGCAGCAGCCTCAACCCCAGCAGCCGCAGCCTCAACAGCCGCAGCCCCAGCAGCCGCAGCCCCAGCAGCCGCCTCAGCCGCAGCCGCAGCAACCGACGCCGCCTCAGCCGCCGCAGCCGACGCCGCAGCCACAGCCGCAGCAGCCCGTGCCGCCGCCGCCGACGCCTGCTCCGCGCGACACCATCATCATCCGCAACCCGCCGAGTGCGGAGGCTGCACCGGTCCGCTAG
- a CDS encoding carboxypeptidase-like regulatory domain-containing protein, whose protein sequence is MRSITRLSLAAAGTVIALAACGDDGPGVIAGDAFLVQLESEVNLAGMPVHLVTGDELQIDSALAKLCPPRQAADSAALAAAHVRAWQERGRILQARRTRSTRASAQARFAFDSVPPGEYRVWADTTVVGERWTWLADVRVRGGDTARVDLTSANPDENPFRCRG, encoded by the coding sequence ATGCGATCGATCACACGTCTCTCCCTCGCCGCCGCCGGAACCGTCATCGCCCTCGCGGCGTGTGGGGACGACGGGCCGGGTGTCATTGCCGGGGATGCGTTCCTGGTGCAGCTGGAATCGGAGGTGAACCTGGCCGGCATGCCCGTTCACCTGGTGACGGGTGACGAGCTGCAGATCGATTCGGCGCTCGCGAAGCTGTGCCCCCCGCGCCAGGCAGCCGACTCGGCGGCCCTCGCCGCGGCCCACGTGCGCGCCTGGCAGGAGCGCGGGCGCATCCTGCAGGCGCGTCGCACACGGTCCACCCGGGCCAGCGCGCAGGCCCGCTTCGCGTTCGACAGCGTGCCTCCCGGCGAGTACCGCGTCTGGGCCGACACCACCGTCGTCGGCGAGCGCTGGACCTGGCTGGCCGACGTGCGCGTGCGTGGCGGCGACACCGCGCGCGTGGACCTGACCAGCGCCAATCCCGACGAAAACCCCTTCCGCTGCCGCGGGTAG
- a CDS encoding TIGR04290 family methyltransferase produces MISPHTPGTANGTEELERKIRELGPWFHNLKLRGVSTAPEHFLGDYPAVKWQSFAHAIPTDLTGKTVLDVGCNAGFYSMEMKRRGASRVVGIDSEDLYLTQARFAAEIEGYTDIEFHNLSVYDVAKLGEKFDFVIFMGVLYHLRHPLLALDLLHEHVVGDLLLFQSMQRGATEVEPVDPDYHFWQQDHFQRPGYPQMYFIEHRYCGDPTNWWVPNAAGAEAMLRSAGFDILEHPEQEVYLCRRGTITDNEPRAVYPARGGSGS; encoded by the coding sequence TTGATCTCGCCCCACACCCCAGGCACCGCGAACGGCACCGAAGAGCTGGAGCGCAAAATCCGCGAGCTGGGCCCCTGGTTCCACAACCTGAAGCTGCGCGGCGTGAGCACCGCGCCCGAGCACTTCCTGGGCGACTACCCGGCCGTGAAGTGGCAGTCGTTCGCGCACGCCATCCCCACGGACCTGACGGGGAAGACGGTGCTGGACGTGGGGTGCAACGCCGGCTTCTACAGCATGGAAATGAAGCGCCGCGGCGCCAGCCGGGTGGTGGGCATCGACAGCGAAGACCTGTACCTGACACAGGCCCGCTTCGCCGCCGAGATCGAGGGCTACACCGACATCGAGTTCCACAACCTGTCGGTGTACGACGTGGCCAAGCTGGGCGAGAAGTTCGATTTCGTGATCTTCATGGGCGTGCTGTACCACCTGCGCCACCCGTTGCTCGCCCTGGACCTGCTGCACGAGCACGTGGTGGGCGACCTGCTGCTCTTCCAGAGCATGCAGCGCGGCGCGACGGAGGTGGAGCCGGTGGACCCCGACTACCACTTCTGGCAGCAGGACCACTTCCAGCGGCCGGGCTATCCGCAGATGTACTTCATCGAGCACCGCTACTGCGGCGACCCCACCAACTGGTGGGTGCCCAACGCGGCGGGCGCCGAGGCCATGCTGCGCAGCGCGGGCTTCGACATCCTGGAGCATCCCGAGCAGGAAGTGTATCTCTGCCGCCGCGGCACCATCACCGACAACGAGCCGCGGGCCGTGTATCCCGCGCGGGGAGGCTCGGGTTCGTGA
- a CDS encoding transglycosylase SLT domain-containing protein, translated as MTRRHQIVAAVCILLVPILVWAAVRLGDARDTPERPRAPAAAAEAVQGLHVAVPPDVAELLRDGRNWRAARRLRELTSPGSDPELLLVAAKAEAGWGGWDNVRGLLEGKPWLERVGGGDGWYLLGRAREEQGKWNEAAEAYARYVRLRADTGTAALRGERAVGELRHALALLRAGRADDGIRALDHARTHVPAVSGWVTILAAEALASRGDTARVRTFLDGADDLPSPTRARGARLRAHLVANDPAGARVLALRFREQATEPGERAEMAVAAARGARAAGDAAAAMELLRAAMREAPASAPAIEAARTIGGMAGLTAADRLAIATVYDRHGNKARAADGYRAWLAANPSDAVVRLRLANALFAAGRYAEVDAAARPLFGAAPETAAQAMYVTGRAQFRRGARDQARQTWVSAAERFPGVAPAAEALFMVADMSHDAGDAAGARAAYRRVADRFPATERAGLALMRLGGMAFLARDYAGAAAAYDQYRTRTPSGSFWPQAAYWAARARAARGDSAGAGVLYREVRTREPLSYYALQSAERLRQPYWPIPLRPDPADDAAARDKVAGWMYGVDLLRAAGLDTEAAAEVDRRIREAGDDRAVLYPLAEAVNERGYTSAGIRVAIKMQAADEPVSARLLRILYPLPYRGIIDGEARRTNLQPALVAAMIRQESWFNHKATSGPGARGLMQVMPETGRGLATGAGLRQWNAELLYNPEINVALGTRFLADQMRAYRGSLPSVFSAYNAGPARVTRWRQLPEYRDEELFTERIPFQETRDYVKILTRNTAIYRGLYGGGGE; from the coding sequence ATGACCCGTCGTCACCAGATCGTCGCCGCCGTCTGCATCCTGCTCGTGCCCATCCTGGTGTGGGCCGCCGTTCGCCTGGGCGACGCGCGCGACACACCCGAGCGCCCCCGCGCCCCGGCCGCCGCCGCGGAGGCCGTGCAGGGACTTCATGTCGCCGTGCCGCCCGACGTGGCCGAGCTGCTGCGCGATGGCCGAAACTGGCGCGCGGCTCGCCGGCTGCGCGAGCTCACCAGTCCGGGCAGCGATCCCGAGCTTCTTCTCGTGGCCGCCAAGGCCGAGGCGGGGTGGGGCGGATGGGACAACGTCCGCGGGCTGCTGGAGGGAAAGCCCTGGCTGGAGCGCGTGGGCGGCGGCGACGGGTGGTACCTGCTGGGCCGCGCGCGTGAAGAGCAGGGAAAGTGGAACGAGGCCGCCGAGGCCTACGCCCGCTACGTGCGGCTGCGCGCCGACACGGGAACGGCCGCCCTGCGCGGCGAGCGCGCCGTGGGCGAGCTGAGGCACGCGCTGGCGCTGCTGCGCGCCGGCCGCGCTGACGATGGCATCCGCGCGCTGGACCACGCTCGCACCCATGTGCCGGCCGTGTCCGGTTGGGTGACCATCCTCGCGGCGGAGGCGCTGGCCAGCCGCGGCGACACGGCCCGGGTGCGCACCTTCCTGGATGGCGCCGACGACCTTCCCTCGCCCACTCGGGCGCGGGGGGCGCGGCTTCGGGCGCACCTGGTGGCGAACGACCCGGCGGGTGCGCGCGTCCTGGCCCTGCGCTTCCGCGAGCAGGCGACGGAGCCGGGCGAGCGTGCGGAGATGGCCGTGGCGGCGGCGCGCGGGGCGCGGGCGGCGGGCGATGCGGCCGCGGCGATGGAGCTGCTGCGCGCGGCCATGCGCGAGGCGCCAGCGAGCGCGCCCGCCATCGAGGCGGCGCGGACCATCGGCGGGATGGCGGGGCTGACCGCGGCGGACCGGCTGGCGATCGCCACGGTGTACGACCGGCACGGCAACAAGGCGCGCGCGGCGGACGGCTACCGTGCGTGGCTGGCCGCCAACCCGTCGGACGCGGTGGTGAGGCTGCGGCTGGCGAACGCGCTGTTCGCGGCCGGGCGGTACGCGGAGGTCGACGCGGCGGCACGCCCGCTGTTCGGCGCCGCGCCCGAGACGGCGGCGCAGGCGATGTACGTCACCGGCCGCGCGCAGTTCCGGCGCGGCGCGCGCGACCAGGCGCGGCAGACGTGGGTGAGCGCGGCGGAGCGCTTTCCCGGCGTGGCCCCGGCCGCCGAGGCGCTGTTCATGGTGGCCGACATGAGCCACGACGCGGGAGACGCGGCCGGGGCGCGCGCCGCGTATCGCCGTGTGGCGGACCGCTTTCCCGCCACGGAACGCGCAGGGCTGGCGCTGATGCGGCTGGGCGGGATGGCGTTCCTGGCGCGCGACTACGCGGGGGCGGCGGCTGCGTACGACCAGTACCGCACGCGCACGCCGTCCGGCAGCTTCTGGCCGCAGGCGGCGTACTGGGCCGCGCGCGCCCGCGCCGCCCGGGGCGACAGCGCCGGGGCCGGCGTGCTGTACCGCGAGGTGCGCACCCGCGAGCCGCTGTCGTACTACGCCCTGCAGTCCGCGGAGCGCCTGCGGCAGCCGTATTGGCCCATCCCCCTGCGGCCGGACCCGGCGGACGACGCGGCGGCGCGCGACAAGGTGGCCGGGTGGATGTACGGCGTGGACCTGCTGCGCGCGGCCGGGCTGGACACCGAGGCCGCCGCCGAGGTGGACCGGCGGATCCGCGAGGCAGGCGACGACCGCGCCGTCCTGTATCCCCTGGCCGAAGCCGTCAACGAGCGGGGATACACGTCGGCGGGCATCCGCGTCGCCATCAAGATGCAGGCGGCGGACGAGCCGGTGAGCGCGCGCCTGCTCCGCATCCTGTATCCGCTGCCGTACCGGGGGATCATCGACGGCGAGGCGCGCCGCACCAACCTGCAGCCGGCGCTGGTGGCGGCCATGATCCGCCAGGAGTCGTGGTTCAACCACAAGGCCACCAGCGGCCCCGGCGCCCGCGGGCTGATGCAGGTGATGCCCGAGACCGGGCGCGGGCTGGCCACCGGCGCCGGGCTGCGGCAGTGGAACGCCGAGCTGCTGTACAACCCCGAGATCAACGTGGCGCTCGGCACGCGGTTCCTGGCGGACCAGATGCGCGCCTACCGCGGTTCGCTCCCCAGCGTCTTCAGCGCCTACAACGCGGGCCCGGCGCGGGTGACGCGGTGGCGGCAGCTGCCGGAGTACCGCGACGAGGAGCTGTTCACGGAGCGCATCCCCTTCCAGGAAACGCGCGACTACGTGAAGATCCTCACCCGGAACACGGCCATCTACCGGGGACTGTACGGAGGGGGAGGGGAATAG
- a CDS encoding glycosyl hydrolase, translating to MIEAAMVWNEPNNTSHWDFGVDPGWHIFAQMARAAGDAIHSEAPGVQRVLGGISPIDARFIAHMKGLGVLDSMDVVAVHGFPLDWNLWSIEDWPQRLAAVQAVTELPVWVTEVGISTFAGDAVQAEGLTRTAEVLRGRADRVHWYSLFDLPGQWEATTRHKQREGSSYFRHFHMGLVREDGTPKPAMDVFAQHAGELGICQWFHYEDHRLDDAVRWLRKLGVKKLRTGLSWSDDDRPNSLAWFDRQMKALEEFDVTVTFCFTPEHRGMVPHYTSPPKDVGEFVDFCARMVRRYGR from the coding sequence GTGATCGAAGCGGCGATGGTATGGAACGAACCGAACAACACGTCGCACTGGGACTTCGGGGTAGACCCGGGCTGGCACATCTTCGCGCAGATGGCCCGCGCCGCGGGTGACGCCATCCACTCGGAGGCGCCGGGTGTGCAGCGGGTGCTGGGGGGCATTTCGCCCATCGACGCCCGCTTCATCGCCCACATGAAGGGGCTGGGGGTGCTGGACTCGATGGACGTGGTGGCGGTGCACGGGTTTCCGCTGGACTGGAACCTGTGGAGCATCGAAGACTGGCCGCAGCGGCTGGCGGCCGTCCAGGCGGTGACGGAGCTGCCCGTGTGGGTGACGGAGGTGGGCATCAGCACCTTCGCCGGCGACGCCGTGCAGGCCGAGGGGCTCACGCGCACGGCCGAGGTCCTGCGCGGCCGGGCCGACCGGGTGCACTGGTACAGCCTGTTCGACCTGCCGGGGCAGTGGGAAGCCACCACCCGCCACAAGCAGCGCGAGGGCTCGTCGTACTTCCGCCACTTTCACATGGGGCTGGTGCGTGAGGACGGGACGCCGAAGCCCGCGATGGACGTCTTCGCCCAGCACGCGGGCGAGCTGGGCATCTGCCAGTGGTTCCACTACGAAGACCACCGGCTGGACGATGCCGTGCGCTGGCTGCGGAAGCTGGGCGTCAAGAAGCTGCGGACGGGCCTCAGCTGGTCCGACGACGACCGGCCCAACTCGCTGGCCTGGTTCGACCGGCAGATGAAGGCGCTGGAGGAGTTCGACGTGACCGTCACCTTCTGCTTCACGCCCGAGCACCGCGGCATGGTGCCGCACTACACCAGCCCGCCGAAGGACGTCGGCGAGTTCGTGGATTTCTGCGCGCGGATGGTGCGCCGCTATGGCCGCTGA
- a CDS encoding PIG-L family deacetylase — protein sequence MAADAQTFFGWLRGYGATPRVLVAIAHPDDETAGTGAVLARLPDVRLVCATDGAPFDRALWGDPTPATREDYAALRRRELRCALAMARLGWDCVEQWDIPDQDASSDLADLALRMRDALASDLPEVVLAPAYEGGHPDHDAVSFAVHAACALMARDGDPYPGIVEFPLYHAVDGRVVAGAFAPGHGGEEVTLTLSEREVANKERMMACHASQRDTLALLPRDVERFRLSPGHDFTRPPRPGKLNYELWGWMTGDEWRARAAKAITELGLASLDLPRDKGSAQSAKPDLVLSMPRIYSPPPGLDLRPAPPGGEAAA from the coding sequence ATGGCCGCTGACGCCCAGACCTTCTTCGGCTGGCTTCGCGGCTACGGCGCCACGCCGCGGGTGCTGGTAGCCATCGCCCACCCCGACGACGAGACCGCCGGGACGGGCGCCGTGCTGGCGCGCCTGCCCGACGTGCGGCTGGTGTGCGCCACGGACGGCGCCCCGTTCGACCGCGCACTCTGGGGAGACCCCACCCCCGCCACGCGCGAGGACTACGCCGCGCTTCGCCGCCGCGAGCTGCGGTGCGCGCTGGCGATGGCGCGTCTTGGATGGGACTGCGTGGAGCAGTGGGACATCCCCGACCAGGACGCGTCATCGGACCTGGCGGACCTGGCGCTGCGGATGCGCGACGCGCTGGCCTCCGACCTTCCCGAGGTGGTGCTGGCCCCCGCGTACGAGGGCGGCCACCCGGACCACGACGCCGTCTCCTTCGCCGTGCACGCCGCCTGCGCGCTGATGGCCCGTGATGGAGACCCGTATCCCGGCATCGTCGAGTTCCCCCTGTACCACGCCGTGGACGGCCGCGTGGTGGCCGGCGCCTTCGCTCCGGGGCACGGGGGCGAGGAGGTGACGCTCACGCTGTCGGAGCGCGAGGTGGCCAACAAGGAACGCATGATGGCCTGCCACGCCTCCCAGCGCGACACGCTCGCCCTCCTCCCGCGGGACGTGGAGCGCTTCCGCCTCTCCCCCGGCCACGACTTCACCCGTCCTCCCCGCCCCGGCAAGCTGAACTACGAACTCTGGGGATGGATGACGGGCGACGAGTGGCGCGCCCGGGCCGCCAAGGCCATCACGGAGCTGGGGCTGGCGAGCCTCGACCTGCCGCGGGATAAGGGGAGCGCACAATCGGCGAAGCCGGATCTCGTGCTGTCGATGCCCCGGATCTATTCGCCCCCGCCAGGCCTCGATCTCCGCCCGGCGCCTCCAGGGGGCGAAGCCGCCGCATGA
- a CDS encoding oxidoreductase: protein MLRLLLNVPAYERIAVLGRRPTGLRHPKLTEHVAPLDRIAEHAGAFAVDDVFCCLGTTLRTAGSREAFSAVDLDAVALSARLAAEQGATRYLLVTAAGAGVRSPFFYSRVKGQAEEAVTALPFGSTVILRPSQLLGERGERRPLEAVAQRVMSALGPAFVGPLRRYRAIDAAVVARAMVRLARQAPSGVRVMESNEIQEIGGV, encoded by the coding sequence GTGCTTCGCCTGCTGCTGAACGTCCCCGCGTACGAGCGGATCGCCGTTCTGGGCCGCCGCCCCACCGGACTCCGTCATCCGAAGCTGACCGAGCACGTCGCCCCCCTGGACCGCATTGCCGAGCACGCCGGCGCGTTCGCGGTGGACGACGTGTTCTGCTGCCTGGGCACCACGCTGCGCACGGCCGGCTCGCGCGAGGCGTTCAGCGCGGTGGACCTGGATGCCGTTGCGTTGAGCGCCCGGCTGGCGGCGGAGCAGGGCGCCACGCGTTATCTTCTGGTGACGGCGGCGGGCGCGGGCGTGCGCTCGCCCTTCTTCTACAGCCGCGTGAAGGGCCAGGCCGAGGAGGCGGTGACCGCGCTTCCGTTCGGGTCGACCGTGATCCTGCGCCCGTCTCAGCTGCTGGGGGAGCGCGGAGAGCGGCGGCCCCTGGAGGCGGTGGCGCAGCGGGTGATGTCGGCGCTTGGGCCGGCGTTCGTGGGGCCGCTGCGGCGCTACCGGGCGATCGACGCGGCGGTGGTGGCCCGGGCCATGGTGCGGCTGGCAAGGCAGGCGCCGTCGGGCGTGCGCGTGATGGAATCTAACGAGATCCAGGAAATCGGCGGAGTGTAG
- a CDS encoding acyltransferase family protein codes for MTDTLAAPRPLAPALEPAVPPRPERLVSLDVFRGATVAAMLLVNNPGTWSAVYDPLEHAAWHGWTPTDLIFPFFLFIVGVSMAFSVLPRLEAGDAPGGLFARAAKRSAILVLLGLLLTAFPYYNLDVVHLRLPGVLQRIGLAFLLASAVVLFTRHRALVGITAALLLGYWAAMMLVPVPGYGAGNLSKDGNLAAYVDRAVLGTDHLWKSAKTWDPEGLLSTLPAVATVLLGVFAGRWMRSGRSPADRLVGLFLAGTAAVTLGWMWNEVFPINKALWTSSYVLLTAGLALHALAVCYWMVDVRGWRRWAAPFVWFGMNAIAAFFLSGIVARLLGIIKPGGVALKQRIFDAAFDSWLPAHDASLAFALCFVALFTGLMGLMYRRQLFIKV; via the coding sequence ATGACCGACACGCTTGCCGCACCCCGCCCCCTGGCGCCCGCCCTCGAGCCCGCCGTGCCGCCCAGGCCCGAGCGGCTGGTGTCGCTCGACGTCTTTCGCGGGGCCACCGTCGCGGCGATGCTGCTGGTGAACAACCCGGGAACGTGGAGCGCCGTCTACGACCCGCTGGAGCACGCCGCGTGGCACGGGTGGACGCCCACGGACCTGATCTTTCCGTTCTTTCTATTCATCGTGGGCGTGTCGATGGCGTTCTCGGTGCTCCCGCGCCTGGAGGCAGGCGACGCGCCCGGCGGGCTGTTCGCGCGTGCGGCCAAGCGCTCCGCCATCCTGGTGCTGCTGGGCCTGCTGCTGACGGCTTTTCCCTACTACAACCTGGACGTGGTGCACCTGCGGCTACCCGGCGTGCTGCAGCGCATTGGCCTGGCGTTCCTGCTCGCCTCCGCCGTGGTGCTCTTCACCCGCCACCGCGCGCTGGTCGGCATCACGGCGGCGCTGCTGCTGGGCTACTGGGCGGCGATGATGCTGGTGCCCGTCCCGGGCTACGGCGCGGGCAACCTGAGCAAGGACGGCAACCTGGCGGCGTACGTGGACCGCGCGGTGCTGGGCACCGACCACCTGTGGAAGTCGGCGAAGACGTGGGACCCCGAGGGGCTGCTGAGCACCCTTCCCGCCGTGGCGACGGTGCTGCTGGGCGTGTTCGCGGGGCGGTGGATGAGGTCGGGGCGGTCCCCGGCCGACCGGCTCGTCGGCCTGTTCCTGGCGGGTACCGCAGCTGTGACGCTCGGGTGGATGTGGAACGAGGTGTTCCCCATCAACAAGGCGCTGTGGACCAGCTCGTACGTGCTGCTGACGGCCGGGCTGGCGCTGCACGCGCTGGCCGTCTGCTACTGGATGGTGGACGTACGGGGTTGGCGGCGCTGGGCCGCGCCCTTCGTGTGGTTCGGGATGAACGCCATCGCGGCGTTCTTCCTGTCGGGCATCGTCGCGCGCCTGCTGGGGATCATCAAGCCCGGGGGCGTGGCCCTCAAGCAGCGGATCTTCGACGCGGCGTTCGATTCGTGGCTGCCCGCGCACGACGCGTCGCTGGCGTTCGCCCTGTGCTTCGTGGCCCTCTTCACCGGGCTGATGGGGCTGATGTACCGCCGCCAGCTGTTCATCAAGGTCTGA